The Oncorhynchus gorbuscha isolate QuinsamMale2020 ecotype Even-year linkage group LG04, OgorEven_v1.0, whole genome shotgun sequence genome includes the window cgagagagagaaagaaagagagaaggagataattagagaacgcacacttagattcacacaggacaccgaataggacaggagaagtactccagatataacaaactgaccctagccccccgacacataaactactgcagcataaatactggaggctgaaacaggaggggtcaggagacactgtggccccatccgaggacacccccggacagggccaaacaggaaggatataaccccacccactttgccaaagcacagcccccacaccactattcCATTCTGCCCTCTACTGCCTCCATAGTCCAATTATCCATGATATACTGGTATCCTCTCTTTTGTGTGTAGCCTCATACAGTATGCCACTGCCAGACTTCACAGCTGGTGAACACAACTATATTATGTATGAACCATCATAATGCAGATTTCTGAAGAGGATATCTCTCTTGTTTTATGTAGGAGCACTTTAAGAATGAGTTCACCTCTGGGAATGGGAAAAAAAGGTATACATCTTTCAGTTGTTTTAGGACCGTGTAGTATCATGCATATTACTGCATATCTGTTTTTCAACTAAGTACTCAATCAACACTGTATCTTTCTGTCAAGAATGTGACATGGATGTCTGCATGAATAGAGATACTTCTGAATAAGTAAAGCATACAAAAGGGATATCCAGAAATGGGTCAGGTCTATACCAGCGTCATTGACAGTGAGCCTCAATGGCATGTTTGATATATGAGCCACACCCAagtgcagtgtgtctgtctgccatttaCATTCTGCATCCAGAACAGGCCCGGGGCCTACTGACATGTTAACAAGTGTCATGTTGCTGAACGTTAGCCTCACAGCACATTCATATCCATAGACCTCATGATCTGTGCATAAAGTTGCAGGTTGTCTACCTGTGAAACACTAACAGACATCACTGTCTGGTCTAACCTGTATCATGTTCAGTTACGCGATAACAAACTCTGGTATATTACATTTGCATAAGTAGTTTGCACTACTATATCTGCAGATGACTGGGAGGTATGGGGACTATTCAGAGGAGCTCACCAGGGCAACCAAGCATGACTTCAAGCCAAACATTATCAAGAAGTAGAAGATCGACATGACCTGAAGGTACACCTAAACAAAGAGACGTGCTGCACTGTAGACAGTAGGATATCCCAATAAGAGGACATGAGGTCAATGTTGAGGAAGACATGATTAGTGCTATCAAGATTATTAACAGACCAAACAAGCCAGCCATAAGCTAAACCAAAGAATGTGTTCAAATTATTTTAATGAGTACAGTACATAAATGGAATTGtatatttcataaaaataaagcCATTTTAACACATTCCATTTGTTCATAACAAAAATACACAAGCAGGAATAAATCATTGTCATTCCATCTAGATTGGGAAAATATGTTATCATGGTAAAATGAAAATTAAATAATACATAATTATGGCTGGTACAAAAACCAAAGTGCAATAACATCATCCATGATaccaaaatataaaaataaatgttgaaaGAGAATAATGAAGTCATTCTGTGTGTTGTCTCCACTTGATTGCTATTTTCAACAGAAAATATCTTATGATCTAATAATTCCTTTAAAACTCGGAAGGTAGTGTTGAGTCATATACTGAAGCAAAACCTGCAAGGCATCCATCTACCTCGTAACGAGTACTTCACACTTTCCACTGTGTCTCCATTCTCCCTTTTCCAAACTCAAAGAGCATGGAGATCGAGGCATGTAGTGCAACACTGAAAAATGTCAgatagtggaggctggtgggatgagTTATAGGAGGATCAGGCtgattgtaatggctggaattgaATTAATGGCACGGATTcgaacatgtggtttccatgtttGATACAGTTCCATTAATTCCATGCCAGCCATTACAATGGGCCCAtcttcctatagctcctcccaccagcctccactgccttCAGTTGAAACTATAGCTGATTCTCTATAATAATCTCCTTGATGTGAATGACACTGACATGGACTGTAATCATCGGTTCACACAACAAAAGCAAAGTCTGTACAAAGCAGCAGGCTGAGGTTGAACATGATGTCCTGATGACTGACACCTAGGCCTGCCAGGCAGATTTGGTTCCATAAATAGGAAATGGGTCAAGGTATATTGCATTAAAGAAAATACATTTGTAACATGGGTTTGCTAACACATCAGACTCTATGGACATTAATTACCTGAGTCTTTCAAAAACAATTTCTCCCTCTATTCCATGTTATTAGAAAATACTAAATAATACATGAAGTTCAACAAACAGTATCAAAATAACTATTAATAAAATAAGACAAGGCTAGTCTAAGGAGAGGAAAGCAGCAATACATGGCCCATCAGACTTGCATGACACCAGGTAAAACCAAAGAGAGCATCATGTTGCGATAAGCCCTTGTATGTGCATTGTTTTGTCCTCCTCTACAAGTCTAGAATCAACTTGAGTGTCATGTTATTTTTTCCACCCAGCATTAGAAATTGGATTTCAAGTCTTGCACTGCTCACCCTTCACACGTCAATTGGTAGAATCAACTAACTGAAGTAAAACTAAACAAAATGGGACACAGGAAAAATTCCTTTATTCTAGTTCATCTATCTGCTTGTCCCCCAACCAACTTAAAACCACACTTTATTTATGTCTTCAGTGATTATTCCTTTACACACTGACGACTAGCATGGGCTATGTGAAGTGAGGCAGGTGTGGTGACGTTGGAGTGATGTGTGTTCTGTGAGCAGTCAGTTAGCACTGGAGAGGACAGCCCGGGACCATCTACAACACTGGGCAAGAGCTGGAACCAGCAGTCCCAGTTCAGGGACCTGTAGACCCACTGATGTGTCATCATAGTGAGGATGGGGCACCATAGCGATGTGGATACCATCTGCATCTTCATTGTCCCTAAACCATCAGCTCTCCTTGAAGATGAACAGAATATCCTCATCTGTCCCGTAGCTCATTCGAGCCTCTTCAAAGTTACTAATGCTGGTGCAACACACGCCTGTAAGCAAAACACACAAAGGCTTTCTGTCAATGTGATATTTTCACTCTTACTCAATCTCTCTGTGCTTACTGACAAGAACATGGTTAACTTTTCACCCTCTGGTTACATGTTCATGCAAAGCCCTATGTAGGGCACAGAGTCAGGTACAGGTGTTATATTATTGTGCAATTTATTATGAAGCACTTAGATTTAGAACTTGGAATGCCAAAAAACACAATGTGATTTATTCCACACTTATACTTAATGAATATGTGGGTCTAGTAGGTCGGTGGCCCTGTCGACTGTTGGAAATGTGTAGAGGGAGGACTAACGGTCTGAGTAGGCAGGGTTGTTGTAGAAGATGCAGCCAGTGCTCCGGTTGAAGCCGCACACCACCACAAAGTGACCCTGGTATTCTGGCTTCCTGCAGAAGCACTTCTGGCCCACAGGCAGGAAACAGCAGTACTTGACAGGCGAAGAGCAGAGTTCACACACCAGAACCACAGCGTTGACCAGCACTATGGCCACATGGCCCTGGTAAATATGTTCCTGAATTTCCTGAATTGTCACAGAGCTACAAGTGACATTCAAAAAGGCAGAAAGTTAGCATCTCTTAGTTATTTTCTGTCTAGGTCTGTAGATTTGGAACAATTTGTCTTTTTCCTTTATCCGTGCAAGTTTTTCACAAAGTTAACTAACcatttatttaccaccacagccTTGCTTTCAGCCTTTAGGAAGAGTTCGTTGactctgtcttcctcagtgtcaAAATGCTTTTTGTAGAAGGACTGGAAACAGATGAAAGAAACAAACATAGTAAGTCTCTCAGGTACGTATTAGTTAAGGATAGTTGTTATGGTGGGCTACATGATAATTAAATTTACTTAACCTTACATTATAACTATTGTACTTGTGATGGCCTACAAAGTGTTGACTCATTACCTGATTCCTGAAGCCCTTGTCAACACCCAGTGTCTGAGTGCAGAAGCGGTGCCGGACCCTCAGCTGGCACATGAGGTAGGCCAAGTCAATTGTCCAAACACTCTGCGTCAGCTTCAACTCCCAGCAAGCACCCTGAAACTCCTCATCACTCACAGGGTGGAGGTACCTGCCAAATTATTGTATATGATGAAGTCTTCACCAACACAATGCACTGTAGTCAAAATGCAGACCCATGTCTGTATGCAGTATATGATGAAATGTCCTCATACTTCAAAACCATTCTGGAGCAGGCTAATCCACAGTCCCAGTGGTACAGCTGCCGAATGACGGGTACATTCAGCAGGACAGCATCATCTGTCAAAAACAAGATGTGATGAGGCTGATGGAAATAATTACACAATCTTAGCTACTGGGCTCACCAGGCCTATAATATGTCAGTTTCTTTCTGTTGTGGCAAGCTTCTCCAAATTAATTAAAATCATGTTTACAAAAGTAAATAACTACTGTATCTAGCTAACTAATGTTTTTCTAATGGATTGGACATTCCTTTAGCACCACTGATAAACACAACAAGTGTTATTTACATGTGACAATGTCATGAGATGGATGGGAtgccctggttcgatcccgggctgtaacacaaccgggcgtgatcgggagtcccttagggtggcgcacaattggctcagcgtcgtccgggttagttgAGGGttcggccggggtaggccgtcattgtaaataataatttgttcttaattgccttgcctcgttaaataaaggttaaataaaaagagGAATTggtggttagctagctaagttaggtGGGTTCTACTACCAAACGTGACATTTCGAAAACACTCTAGATAACTAGAGCACACGTACCTGACATTCTGTTGGTTTGTTCTTTGCTGCGAGATGCAAATCACAAACTAGTTAGACTTGCTTACGGTCGGTAGCTAGTTAATCCTCCGGAGTTGGATTGCCTCATGAGGGTGTTGGCTAGCACTGCCTGGCGCTAGCAACCAAATCAGTGTACCCTAGAACATATCATTATTTACATCTAGTTGGTCGACTTAATAGTCAATTCGCCCACTAACTGTTAGATCATTTAAAGTGGATTCATGTgaattgtttagtgttttcttgTACTGATCGCTAAACTCGTTCTGTTCAGATAGCTAGCTGGGTTTCTTCAAATAATTGATACGAACGAGGATTGCGAGTCAAACTCACTTCCGGTGGCTGGTAGCGCCCGCACACCCGAATGTTTTTAatagcgcgcgcacacacacttaAAAGTGGATCCAGAAACTACACTGCCACCAAAATAACCCTGGTCGCAAACAAGAACAACATCTATCACAAAGTGTATCCCACATTATTCGAGTCGCTTAATTGTTGTTCAAACTATAGATGGAATATTAAAAAACGTAATAAATTGGATTGAGCGTTGTCTGTAAAAGAAAAAAGCTTTAGTAGTGAACTAAACTGCACCGTTGGCAGGACATCAGTAGGTGGCAGCACATACAGTTATCGCTCTAGTTTTCACCCTGCATCGCCACAGATGGAACAATGAGCTATTGGTTATAAAACATCTTTGCCATGGCTATGAATGAGTCAAACAGGAAATACACGGGGCTGGAGAGGCTAGCTTTCAAACAAGCAGGACATCTTTGCCATTCACCCATAGCTAGACCTAAATAAAAATATTAGCTATCTAGCTTAATAATTTTCCACGAACTTGTTTGCGAGGATTTAAACGGTAAGATATTACGGTTATCTATCTAGCTATTAGCATTATAGCAGTGCACACGGAAATGAGCTAGCTACAGTACGTATCATTCGGCGCTAACGTTAGATATTTATcgttagccaacgttagctaccaagcatagctagctaacatccagCTAGCCAATTCCATTCATCCTGTTTTAGCGACTAACGTTTAACTACTGATTTTTAGTGACAAATAACATCAACCAGAAGCTCTTTATATTTGACTAAAATCATTACTGTATTTGTGGTGGTGCTCAGAAAGATGTCCATTGGAGTGCCAATCAAAGTCCTTCATGAAGCTGAGGGCCACATCGTTACCTGCGAGACCAACACCGGGGAGGTGTACCGGGGGAAACTCATTGAAGCTGAGGACAACATGAACTGCCAGGTAATAAGCGTCTCAAACGTTAAAGTGGATTTCATGCCTAACACGAATTACAATTGTATAGAAAGTATCATTCTGAACATGTTGCATCAAGTTCTCTTAAGTTCTAAGTTCCTTACTAGTCTATATTTGAATATTATGATTTATAAATAAGCATATATTTTCCCTGAATCCCTCATAAAGTAGTCCTCTTCAACCTACCCCCCCTAATCTAATTTGATGTATTTATCATTCAACATTCTGTCCCCTCCAGATGGCCAACATCACAGTGACTCACAGAGACGGCCGTGTCGCCCAGCTGGAGCAAGTGTACATCCGAGGCAGCAAGATTCGATTCCTTATTCTGCCAGACATGCTGAAGAATGCACCAATGCTAAAGAGTATGAAGAACAAGAACCAGGGAGCTGGAGCTGGGAGAGGCAAAGCTGCCATTCTCAAAGCACAAGGTATAGATTTTATTACATTCTGGGCCTAATCAGATCTTCTTTGATTCCAACTGGCCTGCGTGCGCCATCATGCCAACTCATTGTCAGTCATTGTGATGCCAAACATGTTTGGCTTGACTATGATAGCAATTGAGTTGGCGTTAGCAGGAGCACAAAGAGATCTAGGCCCAGGCTAGTATCCTGTTGGATTTGCTACATAAATTATGGGAGCAGATTATTGTAATAATGTATGTTGATTGAACAATTTgctttgtctcctctcccagtggCTGCTAGGGGTCGAGGACGTGGAGGGATGGGAAGAGGAAATATATTCCCGAAAAGGCGATAATTGTAAaaattattttctacattctatAACACCGcttgtttgttattttgttgatAAATGATGCAAAATACCATTTCCATATTAAAATGATTTTCTTAATATTGATATGTTCATTGTTATCAGGTATTATAGATTCCGACCCTACGCTTGCTTACAGCTGCACTGGGGTCGAACAGGTTTTCTGTTTAGATTAAAACACAGCGGAGCCGGTGCGAGCTATGGCTCGAAACCTACCTCAATGTAGGGATGAGAAATTAGTTGTATGCCGAATTGTCCCATTATCCCAATTGTAACATTGAGGAGATTGAACGACTGCAAGTTTAAGTAAACTGCTGTTTTCGTTCTCATGCTAGCTAGCAGTAGCCACTGCCGCCGTTATGGAATGTTCCGTTGaacaacaaaggagctgattggctgacactgCCATTCTAAAACGGCTGCTCTTGCTTCTGCTACCTAGCATTAGGATGAAAAGGGCAGTTTTCTGTAACTAGCAGTCGTTCAATCTTATCGGTGTAACAGTTGAGATAAAGGGACAATTCGGAGTACAACTAATTTCTCATCCCTGGATTATGTTATGTGCACATACCACATAAGCAAGCATTCTGGCTAACCTTCAGAGCAGTTTGATAGGTTGTATACTGAAGGGGCTTAGTTAGAAAGTTAAGGAAATAAGAGTGTATGCATGATGTTTAGTGGCAGGAGCTGGATATTGGAGGTGGGTAAAGGTCTGGACAAAAAAAAGCATGGCTTCAAGGTCCTTGTTTACACATTATCAGTGGTTTTGTAGTACTTTGCAAACCTGTGGAAATAAGTCTTATTGAAAAGCTATATTTATTCTCTTTAGAGTATTGTGCCCACATGTTCATTGATCTCACCTAAAGTTGTATCCAggggctacagttgaagtcagaagtttacatacacttaggttggaggcattaactcatttttcaaccactacacaattttcttattaacaaacaatagttttggacATCTACAGTTCggacatccactttgtgcatgacacaagtcattttcctaaaaatggtttacagacagattatttcacttaattcactgtatcacaattccagtggctcagaagtttacatacactaagctgactgtctttaaacagcttggaaaattccagaaaattgtcatggctttagaagcttctgataggctaattgacataatttgagtcaattggaggtgtacttgtggatgtatttcaaggcctaccttcaaactcagtgcctctttgcttgacatcatgggaaatgttttaaaaatcagccaagacctcaatttTTTTGTTGTAGACTTCCatatgtctggttcatccttgggagcaatttccaaatgccagaaggcaccacgttcatctgtacaaacaattgtatgCAAGTATAATCTCcatccagcacagccagaagaggactggccaccccacatagcctggttcctctctaggtttcttcctaggttttggcctttctagggagtttttcctagccaccgtgcttctacacctgcattgcttgctgtttggggttttaagctgggtttctgtacagcactttgagatatcagctgatgtacgaaaggctatataaataaatttgatttgattttgatttgaagtaTAAATACCATTGGACCACTccgctgtcatactgctcaggaaggagatgcgttctgcctcctagagatgaatgtactttggtgcgaaaattgcaaatcaatcccagaacaacagcaaagggccgtgtgaagatgctggagttaacaggtacaaaagtatctatatccacagtaaaactagtcctatatcgacataacctgaaaagccgctcagcaaggaagaagccactgctataaAAACGCTATaataaagccagactatggtttgcaactacacatggggacaatgattgtactttttggagaaatgtcctctggtctgatgaaacaaaaatacaaccttttggccataatgaccatcgttatgtttggagaaaaagggggaggcttgcaagccgaagaacaccatcatgttgtgggggtgctttgctgcaggaggtactggtgcactttacaaaatatatggcatgaggtagaaaaattatgtggatatattgaagcaacatctcaagacatcagtcaggaagttaaagcttggtcgcaaatgggggtcttccaaatggacattgaccccaagcatacttccaaagttgtggcaaaatggcttaaggacaacaaagtcaaggtattagagtggccatcacaaatccctgacctcaatcctatagaacatgtgtgtgcagaactgaaaaagtgtccgagtaaggaggcctataaacctgacttagtttcacaagctctgtcaggaggaatggaccaaaattcgcccaacttattgtgggaagcttgtggaaggctacccgaaaagtttgacccaagttaaacaatttaaaggcaatgctaacaaatactaattgagcgtatgtaaacttctgacccatttacatttacatttaagtaatttagcagacgctcttatccagagcgacttacaaattggtgcattcaccttatgacatccagtggaacccactgggaatgcgatgaaagaaataaaagctgaaataaatcattctctctactattattctgacatttcatgttcttaaaataaagtggtgatcctaactgacctaaatcagggaagttttactaggattaaatgtcaggaattgtgaaaactgagtttaaatgtag containing:
- the LOC124034424 gene encoding protein GUCD1-like isoform X2, coding for MSDDAVLLNVPVIRQLYHWDCGLACSRMVLKYLHPVSDEEFQGACWELKLTQSVWTIDLAYLMCQLRVRHRFCTQTLGVDKGFRNQSFYKKHFDTEEDRVNELFLKAESKAVVVNKCSVTIQEIQEHIYQGHVAIVLVNAVVLVCELCSSPVKYCCFLPVGQKCFCRKPEYQGHFVVVCGFNRSTGCIFYNNPAYSDRVCCTSISNFEEARMSYGTDEDILFIFKES
- the LOC124034426 gene encoding small nuclear ribonucleoprotein Sm D3, translated to MSIGVPIKVLHEAEGHIVTCETNTGEVYRGKLIEAEDNMNCQMANITVTHRDGRVAQLEQVYIRGSKIRFLILPDMLKNAPMLKSMKNKNQGAGAGRGKAAILKAQVAARGRGRGGMGRGNIFPKRR
- the LOC124034424 gene encoding protein GUCD1-like isoform X1; this translates as MKDFDWHSNGHLSEHHHKYNDAVLLNVPVIRQLYHWDCGLACSRMVLKYLHPVSDEEFQGACWELKLTQSVWTIDLAYLMCQLRVRHRFCTQTLGVDKGFRNQSFYKKHFDTEEDRVNELFLKAESKAVVVNKCSVTIQEIQEHIYQGHVAIVLVNAVVLVCELCSSPVKYCCFLPVGQKCFCRKPEYQGHFVVVCGFNRSTGCIFYNNPAYSDRVCCTSISNFEEARMSYGTDEDILFIFKES
- the LOC124034424 gene encoding protein GUCD1-like isoform X3 codes for the protein MVLKYLHPVSDEEFQGACWELKLTQSVWTIDLAYLMCQLRVRHRFCTQTLGVDKGFRNQSFYKKHFDTEEDRVNELFLKAESKAVVVNKCSVTIQEIQEHIYQGHVAIVLVNAVVLVCELCSSPVKYCCFLPVGQKCFCRKPEYQGHFVVVCGFNRSTGCIFYNNPAYSDRVCCTSISNFEEARMSYGTDEDILFIFKES